In Pseudoliparis swirei isolate HS2019 ecotype Mariana Trench chromosome 2, NWPU_hadal_v1, whole genome shotgun sequence, the following are encoded in one genomic region:
- the med14 gene encoding mediator of RNA polymerase II transcription subunit 14 isoform X2 produces the protein MAPVQFGSDGQLVPLGGPVVSGLQPPPPGTPATQGVRLSLLIEFLLQRTYHEITLLAELLPRKTDMERKIEIVQFASRTRQLFVRLLSLVKWASNAGKVEKCAMISSFLDQQTILFVDTADRLASLARDALVHARLPSFAIPFAIDVLTTGTYPRLPTCIRDKIIPPDPITKVEKQTTLSQLNQILRHRLVTTDLPPQLANLTVANGRVKFRVEGEFEATLTVMGDDPDIPWRLLKLEILVEDKETGDGRALVHSLQVNFIHELVQARLCADEKPLQDMYNCLHSFCLSLQLEVLHSQTLMLIRERWGDLVQEERYMPAKYLTLTVWNQQVLGRKTGTASVHKVTVKIDESDGSKPLQISHEPPLPACDPKLMERAMKIEHLSVEKLLIDSVHARSNQKLQELKAILKTNNSNDKSFIETALPTLVIPILEPCGRSECLHIFVDLHSGMFQPMLYGLDQSMLDDIEKTVNDDMKRIISWLQQLKFWLGEQRCRQSVKHLPTVCTDVLHLSNSATHPVGGLSKHKLFIKLTRLPQYYIVVEMLAVPSSPTAMQYKYSFLSVSHLEGDEGPMCAQLLQHFKPNLEHLVQDTTGRGARPGTKRKVTGDQAEPEPKKPKRSGEMCAFNKELAHLVAMCDTNMPFTGLRTELSNMEIPNQGVQVEGDGSSHAIRLLKIPPCKDVGEETRRALERSLLDCTFRLQGRNNRTWVAELMLANCPLNSTHSKEQASTRHVYLTYENPLSEPVGGRKVVEMFLNDWNAISQLYQCVLNFSRTLPEVRLYNYRKLVLCYGTTKGSSVTIQWNSNSQRFHLALGTVGPNSGCSNCHNIILHQLQEMFNKSPNVMMLLQVLSDTQAPLNAINKLPTVPMLGLTQRTNTAYQCFSILPQSPTHIRLAFRNMYCIDIYCRSRGVVAIRDGAYSLFDNTKIVEGFYPAPGLKTFLNMFVDSNQDARRRSVNEDDNPPSPVVADVMDSQPQPQTMRGGAGGVYPPLTSPPPNYHANVTPSPSMMPTQSPGNIHASGSPSGALRAPSPFGPTPSPSSLGIAMGPTSFASPHGALDPSSPYAMVSPSHRGQWPGSPQVSGPSPGARIHGMSPGNPSLNSPIPDPHSPRAGTSSQVMPTSMPPPRKLPQRPWAASIPTVLTHNALHVLLLPSPTPCLVPGLTGSYLCSPLERFLGSVIMRRHLQRIIQQESNLSIVNSNEPGVIMFKTDVLKCRVALNPKNYQTLQLKVTPENAGPWSQEEFQVLEKFFETRVAGPPFKYNTLNAFTKLLGAPTNILRDCVRIMKLELFPEQAAQLKWNVQFCLTIPPSAPPIAPPGTIAVVLKSKMLFFLQLTQRIPAAQEPVSIIVPIVYDMSTGLTQQADIPRQHSSSGAAALMVSNILKRFNEMHPARQGECTIFASVHELMANLSLPPGTRQ, from the exons ATGGCTCCGGTGCAGTTTGGGTCCGACGGGCAGCTCGTCCCGCTCGGGGGTCCGGTCGTCTCGGGtctgcagccgccgccgcccgggACGCCGGCCACGCAGGGGGTCCGGCTCAGCCTGCTGATTGAATTTCTTCTCCAGAGGACCTACCACGAAATTACGCTTCTGGCAGAACT GCTTCCCAGGAAAACTGACATGGAGAG gaaaattgAGATCGTCCAGTTTGCCAGCCGCACCAGGCAGCTGTTTGTGCGTCTGCTGTCCCTCGTGAAGTGGGCCAGCAATGCAGGGAAAGTGGAGAAATGTGCG ATGATTTCCAGCTTTCTGGATCAGCAGACCATCCTGTTCGTGGATACGGCCGACAGGCTGGCGTCGCTGGCCCGAGATGCCCTGGTGCACGCTCGTCTGCCCAGCTTCGCCATCCCCTTCGCCATCGATGTTCTCACCACGGGGACGTACCCACGCTTACCCACGTGCATACGA GACAAGATCATTCCTCCAGACCCCATCACGAAGGTGGAGAAGCAGACCACCCTGAGCCAGCTTAATCAGATTCTGAGACACCGCCTCGTCACCACAGATTTACCACCCCAGCTAGCAAACCTCACAGTCG CGAATGGGCGTGTAAAGTTCCGCGTGGAAGGAGAGTTTGAGGCCACCTTGACGGTGATGGGAGACGACCCCGACATCCCCTGGAGACTTCTGAAGTTGGAGATTCTGGTTGAGGACAAAGAAACTGGAG ACGGCCGCGCCCTGGTCCACAGTTTGCAGGTGAACTTCATCCACGAGTTGGTCCAGGCACGTCTATGTGCGGATGAAAAACCCCTCCAGGACATGTACAACTGTTTGC ACTCCTTCTGCCTGTCCCTGCAGCTGGAGGTGCTCCACTCGCAGACCCTGATGTTGATCAGAGAGCGATGGGGAGACCTGGTGCAGGAGGAGAGATACATGCCCGCAAAATACCTCACGCTGACCGTCTGGAA CCAACAGGTGTTGGGGAGGAAAACGGGTACAGCCTCAGTGCATAAAGTCACGGTCAAGATCGACGAATCGGATGGATCCAAGCCATTACAAATATCTCACGAGCCTCCGCTCCCTGCCTGCGACCCCAAATTAATGGAGAGAGCCATGAAG ATTGAGCATCTGTCGGTGGAGAAGCTTCTGATCGACAGTGTGCATGCGCGGTCCAATCAGAAGCTCCAGGAGCTGAAGGCCATTCTGAAGACCAACAATTCCAACGACAAAT cGTTCATCGAAACTGCTCTGCCCACCCTCGTTATTCCGATTCTCGAGCCCTGCGGTCGCTCGGAGTGCTTACACATTTTTGTAGACCTGCATTCTGGCATGTTCCAACCCATGCTGTATGGATTAG ATCAGTCCATGCTGGACGACATTGAAAAGACCGTTAACGATGATATGAAGCGCATCATATCCTGGCTTCAACAACTGAA GTTCTGGTTGGGGGAGCAGCGCTGTCGGCAGTCCGTGAAACACCTTCCCACCGTGTGCACCGACGTCCTTCACCTGTCCAACTCGGCTACCCATCCCGTCGGCGGCCTGTCCAAACACAAACTCTTCATCAAGCTCACGCGTCTTCCGCAGTATTACATT GTGGTGGAAATGCTAGCAGTGCCGAGCAGCCCCACAGCGATGCAGTACAAGTACTCGTTCCTGTCCGTTTCCCACCTGGAAGGAGACGAAGGACCCATGTGCGCTCAGCTCCTGCAGCACTTCAAACCCAACCTGGAGCACCTCGTTCAGGACACGACGGGGAGAGGGGCCCGACCCGGCACGAAGAGAAAG GTAACCGGGGATCAGGCGGAACCAGAGCCGAAGAAGCCAAAGCGCTCTGGAGAAATGTGTGCCTTCAACAAAGAGCTGGCTCACCTCGTGGCGATGTGCGACACCAACATGCCCTTCACTGGCCTCAGGACGGAG CTGTCCAACATGGAGATCCCAAACCAGGGCGTCCAAGTGGAGGGAGATGGCAGCAGTCATGCGATACGTCTGCTAAA gATTCCTCCTTGTAAAGATGTCggagaggagaccaggagggCGCTGGAGAGGTCCCTGCTGGACTGCACCTTCCGGCTGCAGGGCAGGAACAACCGAACCTGGGTGGCCGAACTGATGCTGGCCAACTGCCCTCTCAACAGCACCCACAGCAAGGagcaag CCTCCACCCGACATGTGTATCTGACCTACGAGAACCCTCTGTCGGAGCCAGTGGGCGGCCGCAAGGTGGTGGAGATGTTCCTCAACGACTGGAACGCCATCAGCCAGCTCTACCAGTGCGTCCTCAACTTCTCTCGAACGCTGCCAG AGGTGCGGCTGTACAACTACCGCAAGCTGGTGCTGTGCTACGGCACCACCAAGGGCAGCTCCGTCACCATCCAGTGGAACTCCAACAGCCAGCGGTTCCACCTGGCCCTCGGCACCGTGGGGCCCAACTCCGGCTGCTCCAACTGCCACAACATCATTCTCCATCAGCTGCAGGAGATGTTCAACAAGAGTCCCAACGTGATGATGCTGCTGCAG GTGCTCTCGGACACGCAGGCCCCTCTGAACGCGATCAACAAGCTCCCCACGGTGCCCATGCTGGGCCTGACCCAGCGCACCAACACCGCCTACCAGTGCTTCTCCATCTTGCCCCAGTCGCCCACGCACATCCGCCTGGCGTTCAGGAACATGTACTGCATCGACATCTACTGCCGCAGCCGCGGCGTGGTGGCCATCAGAGACGGAGCCTACAGTCTTTTCGACAACACCAAGATCGTCGAGGGCTTCTACCCTGCTCCCGGACTCAAG aCATTCCTGAATATGTTTGTAGACAGTAACCAGGACGCTCGCCGGCGCTCCGTCAACGAGGACGATAACCCGCCCTCGCCGGTGGTCGCCGACGTGATGGACAGTCAGCCGCAGCCGCAGACGATGAGAGGCGGCGCGGGGGGCGTCTACCCGCCTCTCACCTCGCCGCCGCCAAATTACCACGCCAACGTCACGCCATCGCCGTCCATGATGCCCACCCAGTCGCCAG ggaacATCCATGCCTCTGGCTCCCCTAGTGGAGCTCTGAGGGCGCCTTCTCCTTTCGGCCCCACCCCATCTCCGTCTTCTCTGGGCATAGCCATGGGCCCCACCAGCTTTGCCAGTCCCCACG GTGCTCTGGACCCCAGCTCGCCGTACGCCATGGTGTCTCCCAGCCACAGGGGCCAGTGGCCAGGCTCACCCCAGGTGTCGGGGCCTTCTCCTGGGGCGAGGATCCACGGCATGTCCCCTGGGAACCCATCGCTGAACTCGCCCATCCCCGACCCTCATTCTCCACGTGCCGGAACCA gttCACAAGTCATGCCGACCAGTATGCCTCCCCCCCGCAAGCTACCTCAGCGCCCCTGGGCTGCCTCCATTCCCACCGTCCTTACCCACAATGCCTTGCACGTACTTCTGCTCCCGTCACCCACTCCCTGCCTGGTGCCGGGCCTGACGGGGAGCTACCTCTGCTCGCCGCTCGAGCGCTTCCTGGGGTCGGTCATCATGAGGCGGCACCTCCAGAGGATCATCCAGCAGGAGTCCAAC TTGTCCATCGTGAACTCCAATGAGCCGGGCGTCATAATGTTCAAGACGGATGTGCTCAAGTGCCGCGTGGCTCTCAACCCAAAGAACTACCAGACGCTGCAGCTCAAAGTCACTCCGGAAAATGCAGGTCCCTGGTCCCAGGAGGAGTTCCAGGTGCTGGAGAAGTTCTTTGAGACGCGG GTTGCTGGTCCTCCCTTCAAATACAACACTCTGAATGCCTTCACCAAGCTGCTGGGGGCGCCCACCAACATCCTGAGGGACTGTGTGCGCATCATGAAGCTCGAACTG TTCCCTGAACAGGCCGCTCAGCTGAAGTGGAACGTCCAGTTCTGCCTCACCATCCCTCCCAGTGCCCCCCCCATCGCTCCTCCTGGGACCATCGCGGTGGTGCTCAAGTCCAAGATGCTCTTCTTT TTGCAGCTGACTCAGCGTATCCCAGCGGCCCAGGAGCCGGTGAGCATCATCGTGCCCATCGTGTACGACATGTCCACCGGCCTCACGCAGCAGGCCGACATCCCCCGGCAGCACAGCTCCTCCGGCGCCGCGGCGCTCATGGTCTCCAACATCCTGAAGAGGTTCAACGAGATGCACCCGGCCCGACAGG GCGAGTGTACGATATTCGCATCCGTTCACGAGCTGATGGCCAACCTCTCTCTACCCCCCGGCACCCGTCAGTAG
- the med14 gene encoding mediator of RNA polymerase II transcription subunit 14 isoform X3 encodes MAPVQFGSDGQLVPLGGPVVSGLQPPPPGTPATQGVRLSLLIEFLLQRTYHEITLLAELLPRKTDMERKIEIVQFASRTRQLFVRLLSLVKWASNAGKVEKCAMISSFLDQQTILFVDTADRLASLARDALVHARLPSFAIPFAIDVLTTGTYPRLPTCIRDKIIPPDPITKVEKQTTLSQLNQILRHRLVTTDLPPQLANLTVANGRVKFRVEGEFEATLTVMGDDPDIPWRLLKLEILVEDKETGDGRALVHSLQVNFIHELVQARLCADEKPLQDMYNCLHSFCLSLQLEVLHSQTLMLIRERWGDLVQEERYMPAKYLTLTVWNQQVLGRKTGTASVHKVTVKIDESDGSKPLQISHEPPLPACDPKLMERAMKIEHLSVEKLLIDSVHARSNQKLQELKAILKTNNSNDKSFIETALPTLVIPILEPCGRSECLHIFVDLHSGMFQPMLYGLDQSMLDDIEKTVNDDMKRIISWLQQLKFWLGEQRCRQSVKHLPTVCTDVLHLSNSATHPVGGLSKHKLFIKLTRLPQYYIVVEMLAVPSSPTAMQYKYSFLSVSHLEGDEGPMCAQLLQHFKPNLEHLVQDTTGRGARPGTKRKVTGDQAEPEPKKPKRSGEMCAFNKELAHLVAMCDTNMPFTGLRTELSNMEIPNQGVQVEGDGSSHAIRLLKIPPCKDVGEETRRALERSLLDCTFRLQGRNNRTWVAELMLANCPLNSTHSKEQASTRHVYLTYENPLSEPVGGRKVVEMFLNDWNAISQLYQCVLNFSRTLPEMPSYLSLFSEVRLYNYRKLVLCYGTTKGSSVTIQWNSNSQRFHLALGTVGPNSGCSNCHNIILHQLQEMFNKSPNVMMLLQVLSDTQAPLNAINKLPTVPMLGLTQRTNTAYQCFSILPQSPTHIRLAFRNMYCIDIYCRSRGVVAIRDGAYSLFDNTKIVEGFYPAPGLKTFLNMFVDSNQDARRRSVNEDDNPPSPVVADVMDSQPQPQTMRGGAGGVYPPLTSPPPNYHANVTPSPSMMPTQSPGALDPSSPYAMVSPSHRGQWPGSPQVSGPSPGARIHGMSPGNPSLNSPIPDPHSPRAGTSSQVMPTSMPPPRKLPQRPWAASIPTVLTHNALHVLLLPSPTPCLVPGLTGSYLCSPLERFLGSVIMRRHLQRIIQQESNLSIVNSNEPGVIMFKTDVLKCRVALNPKNYQTLQLKVTPENAGPWSQEEFQVLEKFFETRVAGPPFKYNTLNAFTKLLGAPTNILRDCVRIMKLELFPEQAAQLKWNVQFCLTIPPSAPPIAPPGTIAVVLKSKMLFFLQLTQRIPAAQEPVSIIVPIVYDMSTGLTQQADIPRQHSSSGAAALMVSNILKRFNEMHPARQGECTIFASVHELMANLSLPPGTRQ; translated from the exons ATGGCTCCGGTGCAGTTTGGGTCCGACGGGCAGCTCGTCCCGCTCGGGGGTCCGGTCGTCTCGGGtctgcagccgccgccgcccgggACGCCGGCCACGCAGGGGGTCCGGCTCAGCCTGCTGATTGAATTTCTTCTCCAGAGGACCTACCACGAAATTACGCTTCTGGCAGAACT GCTTCCCAGGAAAACTGACATGGAGAG gaaaattgAGATCGTCCAGTTTGCCAGCCGCACCAGGCAGCTGTTTGTGCGTCTGCTGTCCCTCGTGAAGTGGGCCAGCAATGCAGGGAAAGTGGAGAAATGTGCG ATGATTTCCAGCTTTCTGGATCAGCAGACCATCCTGTTCGTGGATACGGCCGACAGGCTGGCGTCGCTGGCCCGAGATGCCCTGGTGCACGCTCGTCTGCCCAGCTTCGCCATCCCCTTCGCCATCGATGTTCTCACCACGGGGACGTACCCACGCTTACCCACGTGCATACGA GACAAGATCATTCCTCCAGACCCCATCACGAAGGTGGAGAAGCAGACCACCCTGAGCCAGCTTAATCAGATTCTGAGACACCGCCTCGTCACCACAGATTTACCACCCCAGCTAGCAAACCTCACAGTCG CGAATGGGCGTGTAAAGTTCCGCGTGGAAGGAGAGTTTGAGGCCACCTTGACGGTGATGGGAGACGACCCCGACATCCCCTGGAGACTTCTGAAGTTGGAGATTCTGGTTGAGGACAAAGAAACTGGAG ACGGCCGCGCCCTGGTCCACAGTTTGCAGGTGAACTTCATCCACGAGTTGGTCCAGGCACGTCTATGTGCGGATGAAAAACCCCTCCAGGACATGTACAACTGTTTGC ACTCCTTCTGCCTGTCCCTGCAGCTGGAGGTGCTCCACTCGCAGACCCTGATGTTGATCAGAGAGCGATGGGGAGACCTGGTGCAGGAGGAGAGATACATGCCCGCAAAATACCTCACGCTGACCGTCTGGAA CCAACAGGTGTTGGGGAGGAAAACGGGTACAGCCTCAGTGCATAAAGTCACGGTCAAGATCGACGAATCGGATGGATCCAAGCCATTACAAATATCTCACGAGCCTCCGCTCCCTGCCTGCGACCCCAAATTAATGGAGAGAGCCATGAAG ATTGAGCATCTGTCGGTGGAGAAGCTTCTGATCGACAGTGTGCATGCGCGGTCCAATCAGAAGCTCCAGGAGCTGAAGGCCATTCTGAAGACCAACAATTCCAACGACAAAT cGTTCATCGAAACTGCTCTGCCCACCCTCGTTATTCCGATTCTCGAGCCCTGCGGTCGCTCGGAGTGCTTACACATTTTTGTAGACCTGCATTCTGGCATGTTCCAACCCATGCTGTATGGATTAG ATCAGTCCATGCTGGACGACATTGAAAAGACCGTTAACGATGATATGAAGCGCATCATATCCTGGCTTCAACAACTGAA GTTCTGGTTGGGGGAGCAGCGCTGTCGGCAGTCCGTGAAACACCTTCCCACCGTGTGCACCGACGTCCTTCACCTGTCCAACTCGGCTACCCATCCCGTCGGCGGCCTGTCCAAACACAAACTCTTCATCAAGCTCACGCGTCTTCCGCAGTATTACATT GTGGTGGAAATGCTAGCAGTGCCGAGCAGCCCCACAGCGATGCAGTACAAGTACTCGTTCCTGTCCGTTTCCCACCTGGAAGGAGACGAAGGACCCATGTGCGCTCAGCTCCTGCAGCACTTCAAACCCAACCTGGAGCACCTCGTTCAGGACACGACGGGGAGAGGGGCCCGACCCGGCACGAAGAGAAAG GTAACCGGGGATCAGGCGGAACCAGAGCCGAAGAAGCCAAAGCGCTCTGGAGAAATGTGTGCCTTCAACAAAGAGCTGGCTCACCTCGTGGCGATGTGCGACACCAACATGCCCTTCACTGGCCTCAGGACGGAG CTGTCCAACATGGAGATCCCAAACCAGGGCGTCCAAGTGGAGGGAGATGGCAGCAGTCATGCGATACGTCTGCTAAA gATTCCTCCTTGTAAAGATGTCggagaggagaccaggagggCGCTGGAGAGGTCCCTGCTGGACTGCACCTTCCGGCTGCAGGGCAGGAACAACCGAACCTGGGTGGCCGAACTGATGCTGGCCAACTGCCCTCTCAACAGCACCCACAGCAAGGagcaag CCTCCACCCGACATGTGTATCTGACCTACGAGAACCCTCTGTCGGAGCCAGTGGGCGGCCGCAAGGTGGTGGAGATGTTCCTCAACGACTGGAACGCCATCAGCCAGCTCTACCAGTGCGTCCTCAACTTCTCTCGAACGCTGCCAG AGATGCCATCTTACCTGAGCCTGTTTTCAGAGGTGCGGCTGTACAACTACCGCAAGCTGGTGCTGTGCTACGGCACCACCAAGGGCAGCTCCGTCACCATCCAGTGGAACTCCAACAGCCAGCGGTTCCACCTGGCCCTCGGCACCGTGGGGCCCAACTCCGGCTGCTCCAACTGCCACAACATCATTCTCCATCAGCTGCAGGAGATGTTCAACAAGAGTCCCAACGTGATGATGCTGCTGCAG GTGCTCTCGGACACGCAGGCCCCTCTGAACGCGATCAACAAGCTCCCCACGGTGCCCATGCTGGGCCTGACCCAGCGCACCAACACCGCCTACCAGTGCTTCTCCATCTTGCCCCAGTCGCCCACGCACATCCGCCTGGCGTTCAGGAACATGTACTGCATCGACATCTACTGCCGCAGCCGCGGCGTGGTGGCCATCAGAGACGGAGCCTACAGTCTTTTCGACAACACCAAGATCGTCGAGGGCTTCTACCCTGCTCCCGGACTCAAG aCATTCCTGAATATGTTTGTAGACAGTAACCAGGACGCTCGCCGGCGCTCCGTCAACGAGGACGATAACCCGCCCTCGCCGGTGGTCGCCGACGTGATGGACAGTCAGCCGCAGCCGCAGACGATGAGAGGCGGCGCGGGGGGCGTCTACCCGCCTCTCACCTCGCCGCCGCCAAATTACCACGCCAACGTCACGCCATCGCCGTCCATGATGCCCACCCAGTCGCCAG GTGCTCTGGACCCCAGCTCGCCGTACGCCATGGTGTCTCCCAGCCACAGGGGCCAGTGGCCAGGCTCACCCCAGGTGTCGGGGCCTTCTCCTGGGGCGAGGATCCACGGCATGTCCCCTGGGAACCCATCGCTGAACTCGCCCATCCCCGACCCTCATTCTCCACGTGCCGGAACCA gttCACAAGTCATGCCGACCAGTATGCCTCCCCCCCGCAAGCTACCTCAGCGCCCCTGGGCTGCCTCCATTCCCACCGTCCTTACCCACAATGCCTTGCACGTACTTCTGCTCCCGTCACCCACTCCCTGCCTGGTGCCGGGCCTGACGGGGAGCTACCTCTGCTCGCCGCTCGAGCGCTTCCTGGGGTCGGTCATCATGAGGCGGCACCTCCAGAGGATCATCCAGCAGGAGTCCAAC TTGTCCATCGTGAACTCCAATGAGCCGGGCGTCATAATGTTCAAGACGGATGTGCTCAAGTGCCGCGTGGCTCTCAACCCAAAGAACTACCAGACGCTGCAGCTCAAAGTCACTCCGGAAAATGCAGGTCCCTGGTCCCAGGAGGAGTTCCAGGTGCTGGAGAAGTTCTTTGAGACGCGG GTTGCTGGTCCTCCCTTCAAATACAACACTCTGAATGCCTTCACCAAGCTGCTGGGGGCGCCCACCAACATCCTGAGGGACTGTGTGCGCATCATGAAGCTCGAACTG TTCCCTGAACAGGCCGCTCAGCTGAAGTGGAACGTCCAGTTCTGCCTCACCATCCCTCCCAGTGCCCCCCCCATCGCTCCTCCTGGGACCATCGCGGTGGTGCTCAAGTCCAAGATGCTCTTCTTT TTGCAGCTGACTCAGCGTATCCCAGCGGCCCAGGAGCCGGTGAGCATCATCGTGCCCATCGTGTACGACATGTCCACCGGCCTCACGCAGCAGGCCGACATCCCCCGGCAGCACAGCTCCTCCGGCGCCGCGGCGCTCATGGTCTCCAACATCCTGAAGAGGTTCAACGAGATGCACCCGGCCCGACAGG GCGAGTGTACGATATTCGCATCCGTTCACGAGCTGATGGCCAACCTCTCTCTACCCCCCGGCACCCGTCAGTAG